The following are from one region of the Actinoplanes sp. L3-i22 genome:
- a CDS encoding MFS transporter: MSDRKRRLSVDLTPLRTSRDFRLVFLSGAVTSFGSFISYVTIPYQVAKLTDDPLMVGLIGVCELAPILIMAFVGGALADYVDRRLLVRGSEAALALICGLLLLNSLSDEPHLWLLYVCAFLTAAVAGLQRPAMSAMLPRLVRSEELPAAMALSSLSMQFSQLIGPSLAGLLIASLDLHWVYLFDLLTFAVSLVFLTMVKAVPPPPAADRPSLNSVVTGLKYAKSRPELLGTYLVDINAMFFGMPSALYPFLAERLGGPQVLGLLYAAPAVGSLLATVGSGWTQRVHRHGLMVIIAAAFWGVGIIGVGLSHMLWLTLFCLAFAGAADMVSGLFRMIIWNQTIPDHLRGRLGGIEMLSYTTGPLLGQLRSGLMARTSLGVGGAIWVGGALCVAGSLALAAALPKFVRYDGEHGVALKEAADAEWAATADARAASA, translated from the coding sequence ATGTCTGACCGCAAACGCCGACTGAGCGTGGATCTCACCCCGTTACGCACCTCCCGGGATTTCCGGCTCGTCTTCCTCAGCGGCGCGGTGACCAGTTTCGGGTCGTTCATCAGTTACGTCACCATTCCGTACCAGGTGGCGAAGCTGACCGACGATCCGCTGATGGTCGGCCTGATCGGGGTCTGCGAGCTGGCCCCGATCCTGATCATGGCGTTCGTCGGTGGCGCGCTCGCCGACTACGTGGACCGGCGGCTGCTGGTCCGGGGCAGCGAGGCGGCGCTCGCGCTGATCTGCGGGCTGCTGCTGCTCAACTCGCTCTCCGACGAGCCGCACCTGTGGTTGCTCTACGTCTGCGCGTTCCTCACCGCGGCGGTCGCCGGCCTGCAACGGCCGGCGATGAGCGCGATGCTGCCCCGGCTGGTGCGCTCGGAGGAGCTGCCGGCCGCGATGGCCCTGTCCTCGCTGAGCATGCAGTTCTCCCAGCTGATCGGCCCGTCCCTGGCCGGCCTGCTGATCGCCTCGCTCGACCTGCACTGGGTCTACCTGTTCGACCTGCTCACCTTCGCGGTCTCGCTGGTCTTCCTGACCATGGTCAAGGCGGTCCCGCCGCCCCCGGCCGCCGACCGTCCGTCGCTGAACAGCGTGGTCACCGGGCTGAAGTACGCGAAGTCCCGGCCCGAACTGCTCGGCACCTACCTGGTCGACATCAACGCGATGTTCTTCGGCATGCCGTCCGCGCTCTACCCGTTCCTGGCCGAGCGGCTCGGCGGTCCGCAGGTGCTCGGCCTGCTCTACGCCGCCCCGGCGGTTGGCTCGCTGCTGGCCACGGTCGGCTCCGGCTGGACCCAGCGGGTGCACCGGCACGGCCTGATGGTGATCATCGCGGCCGCGTTCTGGGGCGTCGGCATCATCGGCGTCGGCCTCTCCCACATGCTCTGGCTGACCCTGTTCTGCCTGGCCTTCGCGGGCGCCGCGGACATGGTCTCCGGCCTGTTCCGCATGATCATCTGGAACCAGACCATCCCCGATCACCTGCGCGGGCGGCTGGGCGGGATCGAGATGCTGTCGTACACCACCGGCCCGCTGCTGGGTCAGCTCCGCTCCGGCCTGATGGCCCGTACGTCGCTCGGCGTCGGCGGGGCGATCTGGGTCGGCGGCGCCCTGTGCGTGGCCGGCAGCCTGGCACTGGCGGCGGCGCTGCCCAAGTTCGTCCGCTACGACGGCGAGCACGGCGTGGCGCTCAAGGAGGCGGCCGACGCCGAGTGGGCCGCGACCGCCGACGCCCGGGCCGCCTCCGCCTGA